In one window of Nicotiana tabacum cultivar K326 chromosome 12, ASM71507v2, whole genome shotgun sequence DNA:
- the LOC107813298 gene encoding F-box/FBD/LRR-repeat protein At1g13570-like isoform X1 encodes MELSDSERVDVEKDREDRISTLPRNVIDGILELLPVEDAARTSILSNNWRYIWAMLPNLVLNKLFCNKLAARSQYVFKDTIDKILLQHSGDIVKFVLDVSAIVLFPYPDIDRWMIYVTRNGVKELTLKSNYTTYNVPSYVFNCPTLTHLELLNCVFKPPISFLGFPNLVTLRLEKITFVPTPEFCVINAPLLVNLTFMYCNSTKYLNIVSSRLNSLVVRESHYDIELSCFMNCKNLAALYLATNNPISAERSKLEKLLLSLPILQVLTLCSFFLELLSAGAVPQELPFTLNCLWNLILGVNIGQMGQISYTLELIKSSPNLSKLEIWVNATSVTVEAVSEYLDTADCLNQPLNKLKYVVIHLFKGSKTELFFVKLLFARCPSLKSMSIKQAKASGSKEERNIVIELARFPRASPEAELLYFPCSD; translated from the exons ATAGTGAAAGAGTTGATGTTGAAAAGGATAGAGAAGATAGAATCAGCACTCTGCCAAGAAACGTTATAGATGGTATTCTTGAACTCCTGCCGGTAGAAGATGCGGCAAGAACTAGTATTCTATCAAACAATTGGAGATATATCTGGGCCATGCTTCCTAATTTGGTGCTGAATAAGCTCTTTTGCAATAAATTAGCAGCAAGATCTCAATATGTCTTCAAAGACACGATAGATAAGATTCTGTTACAGCATTCTGGAGACATAGTGAAGTTTGTCCTTGATGTTTCAGCAATAGTTTTATTTCCCTATCCAGATATTGATAGATGGATGATTTATGTTACTAGAAACGGTGTCAAGGAGCTAACCCTTAAGTCAAATTATACTACTTATAATGTGCCTTCTTATGTATTTAATTGTCCAACACTGACACATTTGGAACTCTTAAACTGTGTCTTCAAACCACCAATTTCTTTTCTTGGCTTTCCGAATCTTGTAACACTTCGTCTGGAAAAAATAACCTTTGTGCCAACTCCAGAGTTTTGTGTTATCAATGCGCCCCTTCTTGTCAATTTGACCTTTATGTACTGTAACAGTACTAAATATTTGAACATTGTTTCATCACGGTTGAATTCCTTGGTTGTTCGTGAGAGTCACTATGATATTGAACTAAGTTGCTTTATGAACTGCAAAAATTTGGCAGCTTTATACCTTGCGACTAATAATCCAATATCTGCTGAAAGATCAAAATTGGAAAAGCTTCTTCTTAGCTTGCCTATACTTCAGGTGCTTACTTTGTGTTCATTTTTCCTTGAG CTTTTGAGTGCAGGTGCAGTTCCACAAGAGCTTCCTTTTACACTCAACTGCTTGTGGAATCTAATTTTAGGTGTAAACATCGGCCAAATGGGTCAGATTTCTTACACTCTCGAGTTGATTAAGAGCTCCCCCAATTTGAGTAAACTTGAGATTTGG GTCAATGCTACCAGTGTCACTGTTGAAGCAGTTTCGGAATATCTAGACACAGCTGACTGCTTGAACCAACCACTTAACAAGCTCAAATATGTGGTCATACATTTGTTTAAGGGTTCAAAAACTGAGCTGTTTTTCGTAAAGCTATTGTTTGCTCGTTGTCCATCTTTGAAAAGTATGAGCATTAAGCAAGCAAAAGCCTCTGGTTCCAAGGAAGAAAGAAATATTGTCATAGAATTGGCGCGTTTCCCTAGAGCATCTCCCGAGGCAGAGCTACTGTATTTTCCATGCTCGGATTAG
- the LOC107813298 gene encoding F-box/FBD/LRR-repeat protein At1g13570-like isoform X2: protein MELSDSERVDVEKDREDRISTLPRNVIDGILELLPVEDAARTSILSNNWRYIWAMLPNLVLNKLFCNKLAARSQYVFKDTIDKILLQHSGDIVKFVLDVSAIVLFPYPDIDRWMIYVTRNGVKELTLKSNYTTYNVPSYVFNCPTLTHLELLNCVFKPPISFLGFPNLVTLRLEKITFVPTPEFCVINAPLLVNLTFMYCNSTKYLNIVSSRLNSLVVRESHYDIELSCFMNCKNLAALYLATNNPISAERSKLEKLLLSLPILQLLSAGAVPQELPFTLNCLWNLILGVNIGQMGQISYTLELIKSSPNLSKLEIWVNATSVTVEAVSEYLDTADCLNQPLNKLKYVVIHLFKGSKTELFFVKLLFARCPSLKSMSIKQAKASGSKEERNIVIELARFPRASPEAELLYFPCSD, encoded by the exons ATAGTGAAAGAGTTGATGTTGAAAAGGATAGAGAAGATAGAATCAGCACTCTGCCAAGAAACGTTATAGATGGTATTCTTGAACTCCTGCCGGTAGAAGATGCGGCAAGAACTAGTATTCTATCAAACAATTGGAGATATATCTGGGCCATGCTTCCTAATTTGGTGCTGAATAAGCTCTTTTGCAATAAATTAGCAGCAAGATCTCAATATGTCTTCAAAGACACGATAGATAAGATTCTGTTACAGCATTCTGGAGACATAGTGAAGTTTGTCCTTGATGTTTCAGCAATAGTTTTATTTCCCTATCCAGATATTGATAGATGGATGATTTATGTTACTAGAAACGGTGTCAAGGAGCTAACCCTTAAGTCAAATTATACTACTTATAATGTGCCTTCTTATGTATTTAATTGTCCAACACTGACACATTTGGAACTCTTAAACTGTGTCTTCAAACCACCAATTTCTTTTCTTGGCTTTCCGAATCTTGTAACACTTCGTCTGGAAAAAATAACCTTTGTGCCAACTCCAGAGTTTTGTGTTATCAATGCGCCCCTTCTTGTCAATTTGACCTTTATGTACTGTAACAGTACTAAATATTTGAACATTGTTTCATCACGGTTGAATTCCTTGGTTGTTCGTGAGAGTCACTATGATATTGAACTAAGTTGCTTTATGAACTGCAAAAATTTGGCAGCTTTATACCTTGCGACTAATAATCCAATATCTGCTGAAAGATCAAAATTGGAAAAGCTTCTTCTTAGCTTGCCTATACTTCAG CTTTTGAGTGCAGGTGCAGTTCCACAAGAGCTTCCTTTTACACTCAACTGCTTGTGGAATCTAATTTTAGGTGTAAACATCGGCCAAATGGGTCAGATTTCTTACACTCTCGAGTTGATTAAGAGCTCCCCCAATTTGAGTAAACTTGAGATTTGG GTCAATGCTACCAGTGTCACTGTTGAAGCAGTTTCGGAATATCTAGACACAGCTGACTGCTTGAACCAACCACTTAACAAGCTCAAATATGTGGTCATACATTTGTTTAAGGGTTCAAAAACTGAGCTGTTTTTCGTAAAGCTATTGTTTGCTCGTTGTCCATCTTTGAAAAGTATGAGCATTAAGCAAGCAAAAGCCTCTGGTTCCAAGGAAGAAAGAAATATTGTCATAGAATTGGCGCGTTTCCCTAGAGCATCTCCCGAGGCAGAGCTACTGTATTTTCCATGCTCGGATTAG